One window of the Candidatus Saccharibacteria bacterium genome contains the following:
- a CDS encoding GIY-YIG nuclease family protein, which translates to MYYVYLLKSQRFNETYVGITSNLRQRFTNHNAGRSKHTSKYRPWDLIVYTAFTSKNKAIAYEQYLKTGSGIAFLRRHYL; encoded by the coding sequence GTGTATTACGTCTATCTGCTAAAAAGTCAGCGGTTCAATGAAACATATGTCGGTATCACTTCCAATTTACGACAACGTTTTACCAATCATAATGCCGGTCGCAGCAAACACACGAGCAAGTACCGTCCTTGGGACTTAATCGTTTACACTGCCTTTACGTCGAAGAATAAAGCCATTGCATACGAGCAATATCTTAAAACCGGTTCCGGTATCGCCTTCCTAAGAAGACATTATCTATAG
- a CDS encoding dihydrofolate reductase → MIRDIVAVDEKGGMAKRGKTPWFIPEDLTYFHEQSKRFGGNLLIGRGTYEAMKKGLVERHGANAWPPAGRHLYVLTSHDIPDETNVTIIHSLEKFLADMAAAGKDVWNGSIAEVEPDQIYLTRVHADYDCDKFYPMERLRNFTLIKSWPGTPGVDEPQYTFEVYERIKN, encoded by the coding sequence ATGATTCGGGATATTGTGGCGGTTGATGAAAAAGGTGGTATGGCAAAAAGGGGTAAAACCCCATGGTTTATACCGGAAGACCTTACGTATTTTCACGAACAGAGCAAACGGTTTGGCGGCAACCTGCTCATTGGGCGTGGCACCTACGAGGCTATGAAAAAGGGGTTAGTCGAAAGACACGGTGCGAACGCGTGGCCACCAGCTGGACGCCACTTGTATGTACTAACTTCTCATGACATACCAGACGAAACGAACGTAACCATCATTCATTCTCTCGAAAAATTTTTGGCAGATATGGCCGCCGCTGGTAAAGATGTATGGAACGGCAGCATTGCCGAGGTGGAGCCAGACCAAATCTACCTGACTCGCGTGCATGCAGACTACGACTGCGACAAGTTTTACCCCATGGAACGACTACGAAACTTCACGCTCATAAAATCATGGCCGGGTACGCCAGGTGTAGATGAGCCGCAGTATACATTTGAGGTTTACGAGCGTATAAAAAACTAA
- a CDS encoding transposase family protein, with protein sequence MKKNLTRHQVIAYRKRVLTEADAKGAAIAARMFGIHRDTIYAWRIELFPQKPGPKGRVSWQTNEDIEDLVLQIRLGLSYGPKRIVDEMSDSGISIGEKAVRGIIERADLVKHQKHPKKKPTRPFYAPYPGYRVQIDTKAAPVRPDEDKRRSRRQQFTAIDIVSKIRYLAVKDGLSNSNSIAFVREALAFYESIGITVECVQTDNHSTFTNLSTGGNKKRDHELRRIHPFTQYLLDRGIEHKLSRPGTPQHNGFVERSHRTDEEEFYHVTKTTELDVVAFNEAMKLWQNEYNRVRRHSSCNNLPPMEHYEAVWKGTVTHV encoded by the coding sequence ATGAAGAAGAACCTAACCCGACATCAAGTTATTGCCTATCGTAAACGAGTGTTAACTGAAGCCGATGCGAAAGGCGCGGCAATCGCTGCCCGAATGTTTGGGATCCATCGGGATACTATCTATGCTTGGCGGATCGAACTGTTCCCGCAGAAGCCTGGACCAAAAGGCAGGGTATCCTGGCAGACGAATGAAGACATTGAGGATTTGGTGCTACAAATCAGGCTGGGACTATCCTATGGCCCGAAGCGAATCGTCGATGAGATGAGTGACTCTGGAATATCCATTGGCGAGAAAGCTGTCCGCGGCATTATTGAACGAGCCGACCTCGTAAAGCACCAGAAACATCCAAAGAAAAAGCCAACGAGACCGTTCTACGCGCCCTATCCAGGCTACCGAGTGCAGATTGACACTAAGGCTGCACCGGTTCGTCCGGACGAAGATAAACGACGGAGTCGGAGACAGCAGTTTACAGCGATAGACATTGTCAGCAAGATCCGGTACCTGGCGGTCAAGGATGGCTTGTCGAATAGCAACTCAATCGCCTTTGTGCGTGAAGCCCTGGCGTTCTACGAATCGATTGGTATTACGGTGGAATGTGTCCAGACAGATAACCACTCCACGTTCACCAATTTGTCTACTGGCGGTAACAAAAAGCGTGACCATGAGCTCAGACGTATCCACCCGTTCACGCAGTACCTGCTCGACCGGGGCATCGAGCACAAGCTATCCCGACCGGGTACACCCCAACATAATGGTTTTGTCGAGCGGAGCCATCGGACAGACGAAGAAGAGTTTTACCACGTCACCAAAACGACCGAGCTTGATGTCGTCGCGTTCAACGAAGCAATGAAACTATGGCAGAACGAATACAATCGCGTGAGACGGCATAGCAGCTGCAATAACCTGCCGCCAATGGAGCACTATGAAGCGGTATGGAAAGGAACAGTAACTCATGTCTAA
- a CDS encoding zinc metallopeptidase: MALWDKIGSSGNVEDRRGMGTGGIAVTSIGGLILFLAFAFLGGGTGQNGSMLEQILGQVAQQQPTTTSQPAEFQGADQYETFTKKVLGSNNDTWQAILAVQGVEYTPPKLVLFRDLTQSACGAASSAVGPHYCPYDQTIYMDETFFDELQRRFGGSSGDVAQAYVISHEVGHHVQNVTGTMEQVAAAQQDDPGAANELSVRLELQADCYAGIWARSLSQLGVFENPDEIKEALSAAAAVGDDRIQEATQGRSNPETWTHGSSAQRTKWFTTGYNTGKMASCNTFE; the protein is encoded by the coding sequence GTGGGATAAAATCGGCAGTAGTGGGAATGTAGAAGACCGGCGGGGCATGGGGACCGGCGGTATAGCCGTTACGAGCATTGGCGGGCTCATTTTGTTTCTTGCATTTGCATTTCTGGGCGGCGGTACAGGGCAAAACGGCAGTATGCTCGAGCAAATTCTTGGCCAGGTCGCCCAACAGCAGCCGACCACGACATCTCAGCCCGCCGAATTCCAGGGTGCCGACCAGTACGAGACGTTTACCAAGAAAGTGCTTGGGTCTAACAACGACACCTGGCAGGCAATACTTGCCGTGCAAGGTGTGGAGTATACACCCCCGAAGCTTGTACTGTTTCGGGACCTAACGCAGTCTGCGTGCGGCGCGGCTAGTTCGGCCGTTGGGCCGCACTATTGCCCCTATGACCAAACGATTTATATGGACGAAACATTTTTCGACGAACTCCAGCGGCGGTTTGGCGGCAGTAGCGGCGATGTAGCACAAGCCTACGTTATTTCACACGAGGTCGGGCATCATGTGCAAAACGTCACTGGCACCATGGAGCAGGTAGCCGCTGCCCAGCAAGACGACCCGGGTGCGGCAAATGAGTTATCGGTACGCTTAGAACTACAAGCCGACTGCTACGCGGGCATATGGGCCCGTTCGCTCTCGCAGCTTGGTGTTTTTGAAAACCCCGACGAAATCAAAGAAGCGCTCAGTGCTGCTGCAGCCGTCGGCGATGACCGTATACAAGAAGCCACGCAAGGTCGCAGCAACCCCGAGACCTGGACACACGGCTCATCCGCTCAGCGTACTAAATGGTTTACTACGGGCTACAACACGGGAAAAATGGCAAGCTGCAATACGTTTGAGTAG